From Oculatellaceae cyanobacterium, one genomic window encodes:
- a CDS encoding DNA cytosine methyltransferase, translated as MFEKTNAIIKVPTVLDLFCGAGGMSLGFQNAGCEILGGIDHNRHAIKTHHKNFPNTKHKFEAIKIESLTDLSQLNIQKDEVDILIGGPPCQVFSVVGIGKMKSLGIDIKTDQRNFLYEHFIRFIEYYAPRCFVVENVNTLQNHWIFNNILRDLEKGLPGKRKNYPGYNIKFKILTASDYGVPQVRKRLFIVGIRKDLNLDFDFPEISTLSPVAVGEAIGDLPELKPKSLALKKKNTAPRQIDTPKSYLSCAKSEYQKLMRSQAFEGETVMNHICRAHNEKDLYIFSIMPQGGKYKDIPDELKRYSDEIFDDKYRRLKWDEPSWTLTAHMQKDCLAYIHPTQTRSISVREAARLQSFPDHFVFDAPMTRMFELVGNSVPPLLAEAIAKPIVEQLQAYYASLENKET; from the coding sequence ATGTTTGAAAAAACTAACGCCATAATTAAAGTTCCTACTGTATTAGATTTATTTTGCGGTGCTGGCGGAATGAGTTTAGGGTTTCAAAATGCTGGTTGTGAAATTCTAGGTGGGATTGATCATAATAGACACGCTATCAAAACTCATCACAAAAATTTTCCTAACACTAAGCATAAGTTTGAAGCAATAAAAATTGAATCTTTAACTGATTTAAGCCAACTAAATATACAGAAAGATGAAGTTGATATTTTAATTGGGGGACCACCATGCCAAGTATTTTCGGTTGTTGGTATTGGAAAAATGAAGTCTTTAGGAATAGATATAAAAACAGATCAAAGAAATTTTTTATACGAACATTTTATTAGATTTATTGAATACTATGCACCTCGCTGTTTTGTTGTTGAAAATGTTAATACTCTTCAAAATCACTGGATATTTAATAACATCTTAAGAGATTTAGAAAAAGGCTTACCCGGAAAAAGAAAAAATTATCCAGGTTATAATATTAAATTTAAGATTTTGACCGCTTCAGATTATGGTGTTCCTCAAGTAAGGAAACGACTATTCATTGTAGGTATTCGTAAAGATTTAAATCTAGACTTTGATTTTCCCGAAATAAGTACACTTTCTCCTGTTGCGGTAGGAGAAGCAATAGGAGATTTACCAGAATTAAAACCTAAATCTCTTGCCTTAAAAAAGAAAAATACTGCTCCAAGACAAATTGATACTCCAAAAAGTTATTTATCTTGTGCAAAATCCGAATATCAGAAATTAATGAGGAGTCAAGCTTTTGAAGGTGAAACTGTAATGAATCATATTTGTCGCGCTCACAACGAAAAAGACTTATATATATTTAGCATCATGCCCCAAGGTGGTAAATATAAAGATATACCTGATGAACTTAAACGCTATAGTGATGAAATTTTTGATGATAAGTATAGGCGTTTAAAATGGGATGAACCATCATGGACGCTGACTGCTCATATGCAAAAAGATTGTTTAGCTTATATTCATCCAACACAAACCAGAAGTATCTCTGTCAGAGAGGCTGCTAGGCTTCAAAGTTTCCCAGATCATTTTGTCTTTGATGCACCTATGACGAGAATGTTTGAGTTAGTTGGCAATTCCGTACCCCCTCTTTTAGCTGAAGCAATAGCTAAACCTATAGTTGAACAACTTCAAGCCTACTATGCTAGTCTTGAGAACAAGGAAACCTAG
- a CDS encoding phospholipase D family protein, whose translation MKLQTVVTGLGWMGSGVRSVKSALKEILRDAKNEILLCAYSVTGGADEILGEFEDCLKRGIKFKVVINRFYKQPQDIQEYFINLASTYPYCQVYDFNDAVEELHSKLIVVDRVVALIGSANLSMRGMKQNYELGIIIHDEEVRNIANCFDSLLSFPSVSLINTRFPCSQD comes from the coding sequence ATGAAACTTCAAACAGTAGTTACTGGATTAGGTTGGATGGGTAGCGGGGTGCGATCTGTTAAATCGGCTTTGAAAGAAATATTAAGAGATGCCAAAAACGAAATTTTACTTTGTGCATACTCTGTTACTGGTGGGGCTGATGAAATTCTTGGAGAATTTGAGGATTGCCTAAAGCGAGGCATCAAATTTAAGGTAGTTATAAATCGCTTCTATAAGCAGCCTCAAGATATTCAAGAATATTTTATTAATCTAGCTTCTACCTATCCATATTGCCAAGTTTATGACTTTAATGATGCAGTAGAAGAATTGCATTCAAAACTAATTGTAGTTGATAGAGTAGTTGCCTTGATTGGTTCGGCTAATTTAAGTATGCGTGGAATGAAGCAAAATTATGAACTAGGAATTATTATCCACGATGAAGAAGTTAGGAATATAGCTAATTGCTTTGATAGCTTATTGAGCTTTCCCTCTGTGTCACTTATAAATACTAGGTTTCCTTGTTCTCAAGACTAG
- a CDS encoding DUF1998 domain-containing protein, with protein MGAKGQSLRPSQYITTFGSGSILETPDGPVVIAAPSHSGLFENIHPDTYEIRDLRLSQTLLNNKRIFRIPSNADLGVPENRLVYNAYYFPRWSLCPNHGILYRYQPQSLIGCPRCPQKTLANKWGEVWAKSREEAVRFVLACSHGHLDEVPWGSMIKHKQGCKKPDYLHWQGGGGALRNIRIICPDCRENINFSEAYSRKFPCSGRFPEENNRREDCNKPAKIIQRGAANLRVSEIRSALTIPPLDTALHRLLQSRAILGVLVAVPVNSKNLLVQLLDNLVRGQLLDPTIAATIKQYDEPEILGAIDDILGEITNPRELTEATLREDEFSSLRNAACDGAPPQRADKPGGPNQFEVYAENVRYFRLDSGRTLRVTPLSRLRVVMVQIGYTRPIDTGNEENQPTIIPVEYLPANETIAWHPGVELFGEGIFIDVVSDVEQRGVSEHFSLQGNAYSRWLTAYNSADGYRKIKAMPGTKQEYLHPVFVWWHTLSHRLITAFSVDSGYSSAAIRERVYTCTINNKTVGGLLLYTAQSGGDGTLGGLIGLVPHFDRILHSALRNLDACSNDPICIEEEFGEDKVNGAACYACQLISETSCEHRNTLLDRALLLENLP; from the coding sequence ATGGGAGCTAAAGGTCAATCTCTTCGTCCGTCGCAATACATTACAACTTTTGGTTCAGGTAGTATTTTAGAAACCCCTGATGGACCAGTTGTTATAGCTGCGCCTAGCCATTCAGGGTTATTTGAAAATATTCATCCAGATACTTATGAAATTAGAGATTTGCGACTTTCACAAACTCTATTGAATAACAAAAGAATTTTTCGTATTCCATCTAATGCAGATTTAGGAGTGCCAGAAAATAGACTTGTATATAACGCCTATTATTTTCCCAGATGGTCACTATGTCCTAATCACGGTATTCTCTACAGATATCAACCGCAATCTTTAATTGGCTGTCCTAGATGTCCCCAAAAAACTCTGGCAAACAAATGGGGAGAAGTATGGGCTAAATCTCGTGAAGAAGCCGTACGCTTTGTTCTAGCTTGTTCGCATGGACATCTAGATGAAGTTCCTTGGGGTTCAATGATCAAACACAAACAAGGATGTAAAAAACCTGATTACTTGCACTGGCAAGGCGGCGGTGGCGCTCTACGAAATATCAGAATTATATGCCCTGATTGTCGTGAAAATATTAATTTTAGTGAAGCTTACTCTCGCAAATTTCCGTGTTCTGGACGCTTTCCTGAAGAAAATAATCGCAGAGAAGATTGTAATAAACCAGCTAAAATCATTCAACGTGGCGCAGCTAACTTGAGAGTTTCTGAAATTAGATCTGCTCTAACTATTCCTCCATTAGACACAGCTTTACATCGCTTGCTTCAAAGTCGGGCAATTCTAGGTGTTCTTGTCGCTGTACCTGTAAATTCTAAAAATTTGTTAGTTCAGCTTTTAGATAACCTAGTTAGAGGACAGCTACTTGATCCAACAATTGCCGCAACGATTAAACAATATGATGAACCTGAAATACTAGGGGCAATTGATGACATCTTAGGTGAAATTACAAATCCTAGAGAATTGACCGAAGCAACACTAAGAGAAGATGAATTTTCTAGCTTACGCAACGCAGCTTGTGATGGTGCGCCTCCACAGCGAGCCGATAAACCTGGTGGACCAAATCAATTTGAAGTGTATGCAGAAAATGTCAGATACTTCAGGTTGGATTCAGGTCGAACTTTAAGGGTGACACCATTAAGCAGATTACGAGTAGTAATGGTACAAATTGGTTACACCCGACCAATTGATACAGGTAATGAAGAAAATCAGCCTACAATCATTCCTGTTGAGTATCTACCAGCGAATGAAACTATTGCTTGGCATCCAGGAGTAGAACTATTTGGTGAGGGGATTTTCATAGATGTTGTGTCTGATGTTGAGCAAAGAGGGGTTTCAGAGCATTTTTCTTTACAAGGAAACGCTTACAGTCGTTGGCTAACAGCCTATAATTCAGCCGATGGCTATCGAAAAATTAAGGCTATGCCAGGAACTAAACAGGAATATCTCCATCCTGTTTTTGTTTGGTGGCATACACTTTCTCACCGTTTAATCACAGCCTTTTCAGTTGACTCTGGTTACTCTTCAGCCGCAATTCGAGAGAGAGTATATACCTGCACCATTAACAATAAAACAGTAGGTGGCTTACTACTTTATACAGCCCAATCAGGGGGTGATGGGACATTGGGGGGATTAATTGGTTTAGTTCCTCATTTTGATAGAATTTTGCACTCTGCCCTTCGCAATTTGGATGCTTGTTCTAATGACCCAATTTGTATTGAGGAAGAATTTGGAGAAGATAAGGTGAATGGTGCTGCTTGCTATGCTTGTCAGTTAATTTCAGAAACATCCTGCGAACACAGAAATACTTTACTAGACAGAGCCTTACTACTGGAAAACCTACCATGA
- a CDS encoding DUF3854 domain-containing protein yields MTYEHSDATHTFDIRNFSSVLQPAKKGCYICPNCNEPKLTLSNNGKYNCWHCNDTKQIARILTEPEREERRRQREEANRLQATLTHDARKQEWIEFSGIPESITSANLRHTSDSPEIVAQLLGWKYYKGTTGWYVLSCDPITGKRSNNGQFKPDEPIDFPDSEPAKYISFPKKSQSNKGIEAIYLALTLNDWIKISDHTGIPFTEDDIDNTRDDLGFWAWVRNNPEIPIIITEGIKKAACLLGHGWVAICLAGVTCGQRSGKKLLESLTQFIVPGRPIFLAFDADIVEKTPVRRALIQLCQLIKRTDKTSITRIIQWDLALGKGCDDLIVNHKIEAFETAMDEAISYSQWIKEINTQYQESYTGSSNGGGNNNNNNGNSGGGNGGDNSDFNSDNHNPKQNNRESRYERICKSLGLPFEHCVTAGTFDGYVYRTCFEAGEKDWKTIDTAFYRYTGLGYWQNQPDKLLHKIITDAGDRAFKLKLSKEEGWVDSHPYETNNHAESAFKYCRKRLEPIEPLPTNGHMRAFRNCTVDMRTGETMPHSPDHYLTSSISYDYYPNRPCPSVFYQFLCDAYGEDLIPVIRAFTSMFLDPTAPYGVFPHLLGQSGSGKGTLGRLWNSLYGDDGSGSGVFSDIATPEGRHQYLTGKSIFGIPDIGGYVTGLRAFYELVDNGELTGRALFNPTGYQKSFNCRFWVGSVDHLQIENAGDGWERRAYPIPTQGKPAKVDPELRQKLEAVKADIISWALAMPRKERDAILLTPPTNHRIVNLKHDAALYGDSVKSFVDLCLRPTEEQTIMPTHLLHSLYTAYCQAHGYVASGMSKFISHFKNVLTKNFVDRRWGAMKNGLRRMQPAHFTNMEILPGTFVDLASDFQSSNGYQTDSKRSHEPEWKCLKSHCVEGGLMEFEDFWNPQPPDDDPGTDGGGGSPTPPFSPDGGNMDRGGSGSTKNSESTLIHPQTTENQASRDVDQGGSGGSGLLLSHEKSFDEIQKQTENSQPLSSPLIHPDPVAQTTENQCVQGNQSMQQPELSPALKEIAELLMLVETGSDLKAVMQIAAEKGLPENWKKMVWSHLDKNTQAKIKRLKQQQLPTTQAPEAIKLEEKSSPPFPSVDDLVLRKPTPKYPEAQICRIVQITPGGAYTDNRWHISHYAWEKGDYVPYSADSNNGEY; encoded by the coding sequence CCAACCTCCGACACACCAGCGACTCGCCAGAAATAGTAGCACAATTGCTCGGCTGGAAATATTACAAAGGTACTACAGGCTGGTACGTCCTCTCCTGCGACCCAATTACAGGCAAGCGGAGTAATAACGGACAATTTAAACCAGATGAACCAATTGATTTTCCTGACTCTGAGCCAGCCAAATACATCAGCTTCCCCAAAAAATCCCAATCTAATAAAGGGATAGAAGCTATTTATCTAGCACTAACTTTAAACGACTGGATCAAAATTAGCGATCACACAGGCATTCCCTTCACAGAAGACGACATTGACAACACGCGAGATGACCTCGGCTTTTGGGCATGGGTACGGAACAATCCCGAAATTCCCATCATTATCACCGAAGGCATCAAGAAAGCAGCTTGCCTGTTAGGTCATGGCTGGGTAGCCATCTGCCTTGCTGGAGTAACTTGCGGACAACGAAGTGGCAAGAAACTACTCGAATCCCTAACACAATTTATCGTACCTGGTCGCCCAATATTTTTAGCATTTGACGCAGACATCGTAGAGAAAACCCCAGTACGCCGCGCCCTCATTCAGTTGTGCCAACTGATCAAACGAACTGACAAAACCTCCATCACTCGCATTATCCAGTGGGATTTAGCACTGGGTAAAGGCTGCGATGACTTAATTGTTAATCACAAAATTGAAGCTTTTGAAACTGCAATGGATGAAGCCATATCTTACTCTCAATGGATCAAGGAGATTAATACCCAATATCAAGAATCATACACAGGCTCATCCAATGGAGGCGGTAACAATAACAATAACAACGGCAATAGTGGAGGCGGTAACGGTGGAGACAACTCAGATTTTAATTCTGACAACCACAACCCGAAACAAAACAACCGCGAATCGCGCTACGAACGCATTTGTAAATCATTAGGACTGCCCTTTGAACACTGCGTCACTGCTGGCACCTTTGATGGCTATGTTTACCGAACTTGTTTTGAAGCGGGAGAAAAAGACTGGAAAACCATTGATACCGCCTTCTACCGCTACACAGGACTAGGCTACTGGCAGAATCAACCAGATAAGCTGCTCCATAAAATTATTACTGATGCTGGAGATAGAGCATTCAAATTAAAACTAAGTAAAGAAGAAGGTTGGGTTGACTCACACCCCTACGAAACTAACAATCATGCCGAGTCAGCCTTTAAATATTGTCGCAAGCGATTAGAACCCATAGAGCCATTACCCACTAACGGGCATATGCGGGCGTTTCGGAACTGTACAGTAGATATGCGAACTGGGGAAACCATGCCCCACAGCCCAGATCATTATCTCACTTCCAGCATTTCCTACGATTATTATCCCAACCGCCCCTGCCCATCGGTTTTTTACCAATTCTTGTGCGATGCCTACGGAGAAGACTTAATCCCCGTCATCCGAGCATTCACTTCCATGTTCCTTGACCCCACAGCCCCTTACGGCGTATTCCCCCACCTGCTCGGTCAATCTGGCAGCGGTAAAGGAACCTTGGGACGGTTGTGGAACAGTTTGTATGGAGACGATGGTTCAGGCAGTGGTGTCTTTTCTGACATTGCCACACCGGAAGGGCGACATCAATATCTTACAGGGAAATCAATTTTTGGTATTCCCGACATTGGCGGCTATGTTACTGGATTACGGGCTTTCTACGAACTGGTAGACAATGGCGAGTTAACTGGACGAGCATTATTCAACCCAACTGGCTACCAAAAAAGTTTCAACTGCCGCTTCTGGGTTGGCTCAGTAGATCATCTCCAGATCGAGAATGCTGGCGATGGCTGGGAGCGTCGCGCTTATCCCATACCCACTCAAGGGAAACCTGCCAAAGTTGACCCAGAGTTGAGACAGAAACTAGAAGCAGTCAAAGCTGACATCATCTCTTGGGCTTTAGCAATGCCGAGGAAAGAACGTGATGCCATCCTTCTGACCCCACCCACCAATCACCGCATCGTTAATTTGAAGCACGATGCTGCCCTCTATGGCGACTCAGTGAAATCTTTTGTGGATCTATGCCTACGACCCACAGAAGAACAAACCATTATGCCTACCCATTTGCTACATAGCTTATACACAGCTTATTGCCAAGCTCACGGTTATGTTGCTTCTGGGATGTCCAAGTTTATTTCGCACTTTAAGAATGTTTTAACTAAAAACTTCGTAGACCGTCGCTGGGGAGCCATGAAAAATGGCTTGCGCCGGATGCAACCAGCCCACTTTACAAATATGGAGATTCTACCAGGAACCTTTGTAGATCTTGCGTCCGACTTTCAATCGTCTAACGGTTATCAAACGGACTCTAAAAGAAGCCACGAACCAGAGTGGAAGTGCCTCAAATCCCACTGCGTTGAAGGTGGGTTGATGGAGTTTGAGGATTTCTGGAATCCCCAGCCACCTGATGATGATCCTGGTACTGATGGTGGCGGCGGTAGCCCCACTCCTCCATTTTCCCCTGATGGTGGAAATATGGATCGGGGTGGATCAGGGTCTACTAAAAATTCCGAATCTACCCTGATCCACCCTCAAACAACGGAAAATCAAGCTTCTAGAGATGTGGATCAGGGTGGATCAGGTGGATCAGGGTTACTTTTGAGCCATGAAAAAAGTTTTGACGAGATCCAAAAACAAACTGAAAATAGTCAACCTCTATCCTCACCCCTGATCCACCCTGATCCAGTCGCTCAAACAACGGAAAATCAATGTGTTCAGGGTAATCAATCAATGCAGCAGCCGGAACTATCCCCTGCCCTCAAGGAGATTGCTGAATTACTCATGCTTGTAGAAACTGGTTCTGATTTAAAAGCAGTGATGCAAATAGCAGCAGAAAAAGGTTTACCTGAAAATTGGAAAAAAATGGTTTGGTCTCATTTAGATAAAAATACTCAAGCCAAGATTAAGCGTCTCAAGCAACAGCAGCTTCCAACTACGCAAGCGCCAGAAGCCATTAAACTTGAGGAAAAATCCTCGCCACCTTTCCCTTCTGTTGATGATTTAGTTTTGCGTAAGCCTACCCCTAAGTATCCTGAAGCTCAAATATGCCGCATTGTTCAAATCACCCCTGGTGGAGCCTATACCGATAACCGCTGGCACATAAGTCACTATGCTTGGGAAAAAGGCGATTATGTGCCGTATTCTGCCGACAGTAATAATGGTGAATATTAA